One segment of Bdellovibrionota bacterium DNA contains the following:
- a CDS encoding pitrilysin family protein: MLTGVEKRKLGNGLTVLVKPDRRLPLACVLTWVGVGYFNEPDELTGISHYIEHLFFKGTPKRGVGIIAQETKAIGGYLNASTIYDHTYYFTVVPSGSVNQALDIQSDALLNPLFDAEEMTREKEVVIEELKRKYDNPNPYAWEKLLEMAFERHRIRRWRMGREEEIRRFSRDAVVEYYNRYYRPANITLVVVGDVNQKSVMAEVERRYGMMPEGNVRHEVSPVEPVQKEPKMSRLLGDLSRVLVKMGFQSPPITHPDYYAMTFLSTLLGRGRSSRLYRSLREEKGIVDSIGSSLYASKDVGFFTMEAELKPEKIAVCEEELWVEMERLRRDPPSIEEVSKIRNIIEANFFSEREDVMGQAYGLAFFESLGGYPKAVEYVQKMRAVTPAEVVRVAEQYCAFSMMNLLEYVPKSVGQGAKVDDRLENLRKRVSGLVEKLGPVMKPASAPKAPELQLPQGVTEPIGRGIEAIPLDGGGTLLHLRTGALPLATIAVYFPGGRLDETVDNCGITQFVLRSTLKGTENRTADEIAFEMESLGSSIQVESTADLFGYSTNVLSRNLETAMDLLCDVMLRPTLPEAEIEKERTSALAKIQRIRDDMFRYPIELFYQSLFGLHPYGLPRQGTEASVRNFSRKQLWEWYSETFTWKKMVVAIVGDVERERAIELVRRRFSVTGDADLEPRAQLFPVVPNRGMREKVETRDRKQTGVVLGFNGVSLRDDRYFALEVLRNHLSGMGGSLFHELRERRALAYTVTAFNIGLMRGGAFFTYVGCSPEKEKDVRDLLMFELERTKRRAPTAEEVRTAKAYTRGSHAIGLQGNRAIAYAYLQQFITGRGLQAVTEYDRYIDAVTPERVRAAAADVFDLENCAIGIVRGEAA, encoded by the coding sequence TTGCTGACGGGCGTTGAAAAGCGAAAACTCGGGAACGGCCTTACGGTTCTCGTAAAACCGGACCGCCGATTGCCTCTCGCGTGTGTTCTGACCTGGGTCGGTGTCGGATATTTCAACGAACCGGACGAACTGACCGGAATTTCGCACTACATCGAACATCTTTTCTTTAAGGGGACGCCCAAGCGCGGCGTCGGGATCATCGCGCAGGAGACCAAGGCGATCGGCGGGTATTTAAACGCGTCGACGATTTACGACCATACGTACTATTTCACCGTGGTTCCGTCCGGCAGCGTGAACCAGGCGCTGGATATCCAGTCCGATGCGCTGCTTAACCCGCTCTTCGATGCCGAAGAAATGACGCGGGAGAAGGAGGTCGTCATCGAGGAGCTGAAGCGAAAATACGACAATCCCAATCCGTACGCTTGGGAAAAGCTTCTCGAGATGGCGTTCGAAAGACATCGAATCAGGCGGTGGCGAATGGGGAGGGAAGAGGAGATTCGCCGGTTCAGCCGCGATGCGGTCGTGGAATATTACAATCGTTATTACCGCCCCGCCAACATCACATTGGTCGTTGTGGGGGACGTGAATCAGAAATCGGTGATGGCGGAGGTCGAACGGCGGTATGGAATGATGCCGGAGGGGAACGTACGGCACGAGGTTTCGCCGGTCGAACCGGTGCAAAAAGAGCCGAAGATGTCCCGTCTCTTGGGCGACCTGTCCCGGGTTTTGGTGAAGATGGGATTTCAATCTCCGCCGATCACGCATCCGGACTACTACGCCATGACGTTCTTGAGCACGCTTTTGGGACGGGGTCGGAGTTCACGTCTCTACCGCTCGCTTCGGGAGGAAAAAGGGATCGTCGATTCGATCGGATCATCGCTTTATGCGTCGAAGGACGTCGGGTTTTTCACGATGGAAGCCGAACTCAAACCGGAAAAGATCGCCGTTTGCGAGGAGGAGCTGTGGGTGGAAATGGAGCGGCTTCGGCGGGACCCTCCATCGATCGAGGAGGTCTCCAAAATCCGGAACATCATCGAAGCCAATTTCTTTTCCGAACGAGAGGATGTGATGGGCCAGGCGTACGGATTGGCTTTTTTTGAGTCGCTCGGAGGGTACCCAAAAGCGGTGGAGTACGTGCAGAAGATGCGAGCGGTGACGCCCGCGGAAGTGGTTCGCGTGGCGGAGCAATATTGCGCGTTCTCCATGATGAATCTCTTGGAATACGTGCCGAAATCGGTGGGTCAGGGTGCGAAGGTGGACGACCGGCTCGAGAATTTGCGCAAGCGGGTCTCCGGATTGGTGGAAAAGCTGGGTCCGGTGATGAAACCCGCGAGCGCTCCGAAGGCTCCGGAGCTTCAGTTGCCCCAAGGCGTGACGGAGCCGATCGGCCGAGGGATCGAGGCCATTCCGCTGGACGGAGGGGGGACGCTTCTTCATCTGCGGACGGGAGCCTTGCCTCTCGCCACAATCGCCGTCTATTTCCCCGGGGGACGTCTGGATGAAACGGTCGACAACTGCGGGATCACGCAGTTCGTTCTTCGTTCGACGCTCAAGGGAACGGAAAATCGGACGGCGGATGAAATCGCGTTTGAAATGGAGTCGTTGGGAAGCTCGATTCAGGTGGAATCGACGGCGGATCTTTTCGGATATTCGACCAACGTGCTTTCTCGAAACCTGGAAACGGCGATGGATCTTCTCTGCGATGTCATGCTTCGGCCGACGTTGCCCGAAGCCGAGATCGAAAAGGAGCGGACGTCGGCCTTGGCGAAGATTCAGAGAATTCGGGACGACATGTTTCGATACCCGATCGAGCTCTTCTATCAGTCACTCTTCGGCCTTCACCCGTACGGCCTCCCCCGCCAGGGAACGGAGGCATCGGTGCGCAACTTCTCGCGAAAACAATTGTGGGAGTGGTACTCGGAGACGTTTACGTGGAAGAAAATGGTTGTGGCGATCGTCGGGGACGTCGAACGGGAGCGGGCGATCGAACTGGTTCGCAGGCGATTTTCGGTTACGGGCGACGCCGACCTGGAGCCGAGGGCGCAGCTCTTTCCCGTCGTTCCCAACCGCGGAATGAGAGAAAAGGTCGAAACGCGCGACCGGAAGCAGACGGGGGTTGTCCTCGGATTCAACGGCGTCAGTCTTCGGGACGACCGTTATTTCGCATTGGAAGTCCTGCGGAACCATCTTTCGGGGATGGGAGGGTCACTGTTCCACGAGCTCCGGGAAAGGAGGGCGCTGGCCTATACGGTCACGGCATTCAACATAGGCCTGATGCGCGGAGGGGCATTCTTCACCTATGTTGGCTGTTCGCCGGAAAAAGAGAAAGATGTACGGGATCTCTTGATGTTCGAGTTGGAGCGGACGAAGAGGCGCGCTCCCACGGCAGAAGAGGTTCGGACGGCGAAGGCGTACACGCGCGGCAGCCACGCCATCGGACTTCAGGGAAACCGCGCGATCGCCTACGCGTATCTGCAACAATTCATCACCGGTCGGGGGTTACAGGCGGTTACGGAATACGATCGGTACATCGACGCGGTTACTCCCGAGCGGGTGCGCGCCGCCGCCGCGGACGTGTTCGATCTTGAAAATTGTGCGATCGGGATCGTTCGAGGAGAGGCCGCGTGA
- a CDS encoding TlyA family RNA methyltransferase, protein MRKKRLDQLVHERGLAETQVKAQALIMAGEIIVNETIASKAGQLVPSDAEIALRFPGPKYVSRGGVKLAGALDHFKIDLSGWHCLDVGASTGGFTDCLLQRGAAHVCTIDVGRGQLDPKIRNHPQVTWKESFHVNELTPETFGRLFELAAVDVSFITLKKVLRHVLPCLKSGGTLLALIKPQFEAQKRDAVKGVLRDETKRQAILEKMKEYAVTDLGLHDVTLTDSVLPGPKGNREAFLCAEWRIKGRDILNS, encoded by the coding sequence TTGAGAAAAAAACGCCTCGACCAGCTCGTCCACGAACGAGGTCTCGCAGAAACGCAAGTGAAGGCGCAGGCGCTCATTATGGCGGGGGAAATCATCGTCAACGAAACCATCGCCTCCAAGGCCGGGCAACTTGTGCCGTCCGACGCAGAGATCGCTTTGCGTTTTCCCGGACCCAAATATGTCAGCCGAGGAGGCGTCAAACTTGCGGGTGCGCTCGATCACTTCAAGATCGATCTAAGCGGTTGGCATTGCCTCGATGTGGGAGCCTCGACCGGGGGATTTACCGACTGCCTTTTGCAACGAGGTGCCGCACATGTCTGTACGATCGACGTGGGAAGAGGCCAGCTCGATCCCAAGATTCGAAACCATCCTCAAGTGACGTGGAAAGAATCGTTTCACGTGAATGAACTGACGCCGGAAACATTCGGGAGATTATTCGAACTCGCCGCCGTGGACGTCTCGTTCATCACCCTCAAAAAAGTCCTTCGCCATGTTCTGCCCTGCCTGAAATCGGGCGGAACCCTCCTCGCGCTCATTAAGCCGCAGTTTGAGGCGCAAAAAAGAGACGCCGTAAAGGGAGTCCTTCGGGATGAAACGAAGCGACAGGCCATTTTGGAAAAGATGAAGGAATACGCCGTAACGGACCTCGGGCTTCACGATGTGACTCTCACCGATTCGGTTCTGCCGGGCCCCAAGGGGAACCGGGAGGCATTTCTTTGCGCTGAATGGAGAATCAAAGGTCGTGATATACTGAATTCGTGA
- the xseB gene encoding exodeoxyribonuclease VII small subunit, translated as MAEKKFESALSELESIVSKLESEELPLEDSLELFEKGIKLSRLCSKKLAEAEKKVDALVAELAKDQPQETQSS; from the coding sequence GTGGCCGAGAAGAAATTTGAAAGCGCCCTCTCCGAGTTGGAATCCATCGTCTCCAAGCTCGAATCCGAAGAACTTCCGCTGGAGGACTCTTTGGAGCTCTTCGAAAAAGGGATCAAGCTCTCCCGCCTCTGCTCCAAGAAACTGGCCGAAGCCGAAAAGAAGGTCGACGCCCTGGTGGCGGAGCTGGCGAAAGATCAACCTCAAGAAACGCAAAGTAGCTAG
- a CDS encoding carotenoid biosynthesis protein, giving the protein MHVLILFFKTVALRPYVFTFLAAFLLTGIISMGLWRTFTFFGVVWAIAFLSEISSTRTGFPYGLYHYTGITRGQELYIGNVPFMDSLSYTFLLFASFSLALFSLAPLRIQKGDVQVADTFRIRWSWSVLFLTSVYMMMIDFVIDPAALRGERWFLGKIYYYEYEGHYFGVPLSNALGWGLIGLVAMFLYQRIEKRWFGPGFRDRGIRVWPLRGLFGVGLYYGVLAFILTVTWWIGEYGLFIAGCFIYVIPATSLILKLVDRRARGTEAEWQNHLHDFQVVLR; this is encoded by the coding sequence ATGCATGTCCTGATTCTTTTCTTCAAAACAGTCGCTTTACGCCCGTACGTGTTCACTTTTTTAGCCGCGTTTCTCCTGACCGGCATCATCTCGATGGGGCTCTGGCGGACGTTCACGTTCTTCGGCGTTGTTTGGGCGATCGCGTTCCTGTCGGAGATCTCTTCCACGCGGACCGGCTTCCCCTACGGCCTCTATCATTACACCGGCATCACGCGCGGTCAGGAACTCTACATCGGCAACGTTCCGTTCATGGATTCGCTCTCGTATACGTTTCTTTTGTTCGCTTCGTTTTCTCTCGCCCTGTTTTCCCTCGCTCCGCTCCGAATTCAAAAGGGCGACGTCCAAGTGGCGGATACGTTTCGAATCCGCTGGAGTTGGAGCGTACTTTTTCTAACCTCCGTCTACATGATGATGATTGATTTCGTTATCGACCCTGCGGCGCTCCGCGGGGAGAGGTGGTTCTTGGGAAAAATCTACTATTATGAATACGAAGGACATTACTTCGGCGTGCCGCTCTCCAACGCCCTGGGATGGGGGCTGATCGGCTTGGTGGCGATGTTCCTTTATCAGCGGATCGAAAAAAGGTGGTTCGGGCCCGGCTTTCGAGATCGCGGGATTCGGGTATGGCCGCTTCGGGGTCTCTTTGGCGTTGGCCTTTATTACGGTGTGCTGGCGTTTATTCTCACCGTGACCTGGTGGATCGGCGAGTATGGCCTTTTCATCGCCGGATGTTTTATTTACGTCATTCCGGCGACTTCTTTGATTTTGAAACTGGTCGATCGGCGGGCGAGGGGTACGGAAGCGGAGTGGCAAAATCATCTGCACGATTTTCAAGTCGTGTTACGATGA
- a CDS encoding farnesyl diphosphate synthase, with the protein MARRDDDGVLAKLCVEEEQHSQPGCSGGRVSRYFGPGTLTVDLEKYLETCRRSVEGRLEEYFSTSAVAPRLVEAMKYSLFAGGKRIRPALALAACEAVGGKSDAALPVACALEMIHTYSLIHDDLPTMDNDDLRRGRPTNHKVFGEGLAILAGDALLTEAFNLLADPSWNIPAECRIDIVGIVAEGSGANGMVGGQVLDLQFEGKDVGEKELEQIHRNKTGKLLRAAVLAGGRAGGAEGEFFDSLKRYGEAIGLAFQIADDVLDVTATTKQLGKGAAKDQDKKKATYPAILGLDESRRRAANLLEDSLLALKPLGKRAEALTALARYIIERRS; encoded by the coding sequence ATGGCAAGGCGCGACGACGATGGCGTACTTGCAAAGCTGTGCGTCGAGGAGGAGCAACACAGCCAGCCGGGATGCAGCGGCGGCCGAGTATCAAGATATTTCGGACCCGGGACACTAACTGTGGATCTCGAAAAATATCTCGAAACCTGCCGCCGTTCCGTCGAGGGGAGACTCGAAGAATATTTCTCCACCTCTGCAGTGGCCCCCCGTCTCGTCGAGGCGATGAAATACAGTCTCTTTGCGGGGGGCAAACGTATCCGTCCGGCTCTCGCTCTTGCTGCTTGTGAAGCCGTGGGCGGAAAGAGTGACGCCGCGCTTCCCGTCGCCTGCGCACTCGAAATGATTCATACCTATTCCCTCATTCACGATGATCTGCCGACCATGGACAACGACGACTTAAGGCGGGGAAGACCGACAAACCACAAAGTGTTTGGAGAAGGTCTCGCGATTCTGGCCGGTGACGCTTTGTTGACCGAAGCGTTTAATCTCCTGGCCGATCCCTCGTGGAACATCCCAGCCGAATGCCGCATCGACATCGTCGGAATTGTCGCCGAAGGCTCCGGCGCCAACGGCATGGTGGGAGGCCAGGTCCTCGATCTTCAGTTTGAAGGGAAAGACGTCGGCGAAAAGGAATTGGAGCAAATTCACCGGAACAAGACCGGCAAGCTGCTTCGTGCAGCTGTTTTAGCCGGCGGCCGAGCGGGCGGTGCCGAGGGAGAATTCTTCGACAGCCTCAAACGATACGGTGAGGCGATCGGTCTGGCGTTTCAGATCGCCGACGACGTCCTCGACGTGACGGCCACAACCAAGCAGCTCGGCAAAGGGGCGGCCAAGGACCAGGACAAAAAGAAGGCCACGTACCCCGCGATCCTCGGCCTGGATGAATCCCGCCGCCGCGCCGCGAATCTGCTCGAGGACTCACTTTTGGCTCTCAAACCTTTAGGTAAGCGCGCTGAAGCGTTAACCGCCCTCGCCCGTTACATCATCGAGCGGCGGTCGTAG
- a CDS encoding DUF86 domain-containing protein, giving the protein MVDRALVTERLKLIDDYLRLAERLSRNARKRFIENPEIHMLAERALHLALEAMLDVSSHIVSARNLGPPQSYGDVIFRLAEGGVIPERLAHQLRPWVGMRNVLVHGYSKLDHGQVHQAIRRDLSSVRRFCAAVSKLL; this is encoded by the coding sequence GTGGTCGACCGAGCACTCGTCACTGAACGTCTTAAGTTGATCGACGATTATCTCCGGCTCGCGGAGCGCTTATCACGAAACGCTCGAAAACGATTTATTGAGAATCCGGAGATCCATATGCTGGCGGAAAGAGCACTGCATCTTGCGCTTGAAGCAATGCTCGACGTATCTAGTCATATCGTGTCGGCCCGGAATCTGGGGCCTCCGCAGAGCTATGGAGACGTGATCTTTCGTCTGGCTGAAGGGGGCGTGATTCCTGAGCGTTTGGCACATCAGTTACGGCCATGGGTAGGCATGCGCAATGTGCTCGTTCATGGATACTCAAAACTAGATCACGGCCAGGTCCATCAAGCGATTCGAAGGGATCTGTCTTCGGTACGGCGCTTTTGCGCGGCAGTCTCCAAATTGCTTTGA
- a CDS encoding nucleotidyltransferase domain-containing protein, which produces MLDLVARILKNDRTVVFAYLFGSRAKQYQHSQSDWDIAVFLDPPPKDGPHGKKYLDLYLKISKELRTDSVDVVILNCATPSLAKAALTGKRLFCRNTAKYVRYFVQLMHDLDDQMYLVDAYVPALKKRLNERTGRGRPSTRH; this is translated from the coding sequence ATGCTCGACCTAGTCGCCCGAATACTGAAGAACGACCGCACCGTCGTATTTGCCTATCTTTTTGGCTCAAGGGCAAAGCAATACCAGCATTCTCAAAGCGATTGGGATATCGCGGTATTTCTTGATCCGCCACCGAAAGACGGACCGCACGGAAAGAAATATTTGGACCTTTACCTGAAAATTTCCAAAGAACTGCGCACGGACTCCGTTGATGTCGTCATTTTGAACTGTGCCACGCCATCCTTGGCAAAGGCGGCACTAACCGGAAAGCGACTTTTCTGCAGGAACACGGCCAAATATGTTCGATATTTTGTCCAGCTCATGCACGACCTAGACGATCAGATGTACCTAGTGGACGCATACGTTCCGGCGCTTAAGAAGCGCCTTAACGAAAGGACGGGTCGTGGTCGACCGAGCACTCGTCACTGA